GTGTATTTCAGGTAGACGGAGGGGTTGCCAACACTAAAATAACTCTCTAGATCTTAATGCTAGACGTGACACACAATGTGTGTTATTGAGCGAATGCTGGATACAGATTACAACTCCAACTTGTGCCGTGCTGTGCATGGTGGGCTGTCCGAATCAACAAATTATAGCCACACCTTGAGTATAGGAAAAGTATGCATGACAAGACCAAGATCAAGACGTGGGTTGTAGACCATACTCCTATACTGCGGTTGTGGTGGAACCGGGATAGAGATAAGCTGCTCTGTCATCCATTCTCCTTTCCATCCGCCATTTCCAATCAATATGACTAAGCTTGCGCTCCTCGTCCGAGGAACTGCACTACTGATTTGTCTATTGATCTTCCAACCATCATCCACTTCCCATGGCCAAGCGAGTGGGTCTGGAGCCTGCATCAGCAGCGAGCGAGATGCGCTTCTGTCCTTCAAGGCAAGCCTCATGGACCCTGCCGGCCATCTCTCGTCATGGCAGGGTGAGGATTGTTGCCAGTGGAAGGGAGTCCGGTGCAGCAACAGAACGGGCTATCTCATCAAGCTCAACCTCCGCAACACCGACATGTACGACAGGTACGACATGTACGCCATGTACGACATGGGCTACAACAGCTACGACTACAACTACTACATGGGCGACTACAGCTACCCGAGCAGGAGCAGTTCATTGACCTTGTTAGCAGGCGAGATGAGCTCTTCTTTGGCTACTTTACAACACCTGAGGTATCTTGATCTGAGCTGCAATGACTTCAACGGCACAAGCATCCCTGTCTTCTTGTCTTCTCTCAAGAACCTAAGGTATCTCAACCTCTCGTCGGCAGGATTCGGTGGGAGAATACCTTCCCAACTTGGCAATCTCTCAAAGTTGCAATATCTTGATCTCTGTGGGAATTATGACTATTATGATGGGAATTGGTCTTACATAGTGGATCTTGCATGGTTGCCACGTCTCTCTTTGTTGAGACATCTTGACATGAGCCGTGTGGACCTTAGTTCTGCGAGGGATTGGTTTCAGAGGGTTAATATGCTTCCTTCTCTTAAAGTGCTTCGTTTGTCCGACTGTGGTCTCAATGGTAACGTGTCTGCTAGTATATCAATTTCCAACCTCACACATCTTGAGGTCCTTGACATGTCTCATAACGCCTTCACAATACCCCAATTTGGCAATCTCTCAAAGTTGCAATATCTTGATGTGAGTTGGCATTTATATCCTGATATGGATCTTGCATGGTTTCCACGTCTCTCTTTGTTGAGACATCTTGACATGAGTGGTGTGGATCTTTATTCTGCGGGGGATTGGTTTCAGAGGGTTAACATGCTTCCTTCTCTTAAAGTGCTTCGCTTGTCCGGGTGTGGACTCAGTAGTACCATGTCTGCTAGTGTATCACTTTCCAACCTCACACATCTTGAGGTCCTTGATATGTCCAACAACTTTGATACTTCACTCAAGCATGCGTGGTTTTGGAATCTCACAGGCCTTAAGGAGCTTCACCTAGGATATTCCGGCTTGGAAGGGTCCATTCCTAGTGATTTGGCAAACATGACGGCCCTTCAAGTCATAGATTTAAGTGGGAATCAGCTCGTGGGTTTGATACCAGAAAAATTGGGAAATTTGTGCAATTTGACCAGAATGCGGTTCAGTGGTAACAACATAGGTTCGAGCATAGGGGAGTTCATGAGGCGattaccaaagtgctcatggaatACATTGCAAGAATTTTCGGTGCAGGATGCAAATATGATCGGGAATCTTCCCAGTTGGATTGGTAACATGACCAATCTCAGTGTTCTTCATGCATCTGAAAACATGTTGAGTGGCCCTCTACCTGTAGGAGTTGGAGCACTGAGTAATTTGAAAAGTCTGATCCTCGGGAACAATAACTTCAGCGGTGTGCTCTTGAAAGAACAATTTGCAAATTTAGGGAAATTAGAGCTTTTGGACCTCAGCCACAATAACTTCAGCGGTGTGCTATTGAAAGAACATTTTGCAAGTTTAGGCGCCTTAAAGATTTTGGACCTTAGCTGCAATAACTTCAGTGGTGTGCTCTCCAATGAACAATTTGCAAGTTTGGGCAACTTAAAGATTTTGGACCTCAGCAGTAATAACTTTAGTGATTTTCTCTTGAAAGAACAGTCAGCAAGTTTAGATAATTTAAAGCATTTGGACCTCAGCCATAATAAATTAAATAGTGTGCTCGTGGGGGAACATTTTACAGGCCTATTGAATTTAAAGTATCTGGACTTTTCGTACAACTCTGTGAGATTAGCTATCAACCAAAAATGGGTTCCTGCATTTAGGTTGAAGTACGCAATATTCCGGTCATGTCAATTGGGCCCTAGATTTCCTGAGTGGCTTAAATGGCAATCTGACATTGATGTCCTTGTTCTCAGTAATGCAAATCTTGATGATGTTATTCCTGATTGGTTTTGGGTTACATTTTCTCGAGCTTCCTTCTTGCAAGTATCAGGAAACAAATTGCATGGGTCAATACCATCAGATCTACAACACATGTCAGCTGATCATATATATCTCGGATCCAATATGTTTACAGGTCAAGTCCCACAGTTGCCTATAAATATAGTACGACTGAACCTATCTTCAAACACTTTATCTGGTTCATTGCCATCAGAGTTAAATGCTCCACTACTCGAAGAGTTGTTGCTTGCAAACAATCAATTCATAGGCACCATCCCGTCGTCTATATGCCAATTGACTAAACTGAAAAGGTTGGACCTATCAGGAAACCAGTTAACAGGAGATATTATGCAGTGCCAAAAGGAACTTGTTCCAAACTCTACAGATCAATTTGGCTCTGACATGCTGAGCTTAGCCTTGAATAACAATGATCTCACTGGTGAATTCCCTAAATTTCTTCAAAGGTCATCAGGATTGATGTTCCTTGATCTTTCTTACAATAGGTTTGTTGGAGGATTGCCAGAATGGTTACCAGAAAAAGTGCCACACTTGAAAATATTAAGAGTGAGATCAAATATGTTCAATGGTCATATTCCTAAGAGTCTCACTTCCCTTCACGACCTTCATTATTTGGACATAGCACACAACAAGATAACAGGAAGCATACCATGGTCTTTGTCAAACCTGAAGGCAATgatgacagtggtgtcacatgacACCGGAGATTACATATATGAAGAGAGCATCCCAGTAATCACAAAGGACCAAAAGCGTGACTACACCTTTGCAATTTACCAGCTACTGGTAGTTCTTGATTTGTCAAGTAATAGTTTGGCAGGACAGATTCCAGAGGAGATACATTTACTCATTGGGCTTACCAATCTGAACTTGTCAAACAACCACCTCACAGGAGCAATCCCAAACAAAATTGGTGATTTAAGGCAGTTGGACTCACTCGACCTATCCTTCAATGAGTTTTCTGGTTCAATACCATCAAGTTTGTCAGCTTTAACTTATTTGAGCCACTTGAACTTGTCATACAACAATCTGTCCGGTGCAATACCATCCGGCCAACAGCTACAAGCTCTTGATAACCAGATGTATATCTACATCGGTAACCCTGGTCTTTGTGGAGATCCTGTTGGCAGGAGCTGCTCAACACATGATGCAGAGCAAAGTGGCCTTGAAGATATAGATCATATGCCATCTGTTTATCTTGCCATGAGCATTGGATTTGTGGTGGGTCTGTGGACAGTTTTCTGCACCATGTTGATGAAGAGGACATGGAGGGCTGCCTTCTTCCAGTTTGTTGATATGATGTACGACATGGTTTATGTGCAAGTGGCTGTAAGGTGGGCTCACGTGATGGAGAAAACTCAAGACGGTGCACCATGAAGTGCCAAACTCCGCAGCAAGCGAATTGTTTGTACCTAAATATTATTTGTATGTTCGCACCATATCTCTATTTGTGTAACCCTAAAGGGGCCTTGGCTGGACGTATGTATTGTACTGATGTATTGGTATTTGTATGTTAGTACTGTAACAAATGAAGTGTATaggtttgtggattatttaaacTGAAGTCAGCCACATGGGTACTCTGCCTTTTTCGTGTTCTTCAGTTTGCGTTGTACATCCCCAAAGAGTAATAATTCATTGGCATAGCAAAAAAATGACACCACTTGGTCAATATATGAACAGACTTGTTTGTAAGATATAGAAGATATATCAAGATTCAAGAGGCAAGAGGTAGAAACCTTTGTTCACCATCAGTGCTTGTAGACTTATTCATGCTACTCTGAAGCTACCATTTGAGCAGACATTTTTTACTCAACTCAACCATGACCACCGAGGCTGTGTCTGCCTGCAAAGTGGAGAAGCTGAAGGCCGACCAGTTCAAGCCCTCGGAGCAGGTGACCCTGGAGCCCTTTGATCATGACCAAGCTTGCGTCGTTGGGGTTACAGCATGCCCAAGAGGTAGAAAGCTCTGTTCATCATCAGTGCTTGTATATTCATGTAAATCTGAGGCTTCGATTTGAGCTGAAGTTTCTGTATTTTGGGGAGGCGAACTGTATCAACTCGACGATGCCCGCCGAGGCTATGTTTGCCAGCGAAGTGAGAAGCTCAAAGCCGACCAGTTCAAGCCCGTGGAGCAGGTGACTCTGGAGCGCTTTGACTGCGAGCACGCCTGCATCGTTGGTGGTTACAGGACGCCCAAAAGGTCGGTTTTATGTCTAGAGTCTCTTTCATGCCAGAGATGTAATTTGGCTATATTTGCTTGCCCACCATCAGTGCATGTGCTAGTTTCTGCTTTGTTATGTGCACAATCAAGATTCGTGTTTACAGCAGCCAGCAGTCTATGGAAAGTACTGACTCGTGTTACAGCACCCAGGAACTGAAGCCAATATAAAAATTTCTGGTTCTCATGATGGACATGTAAAACAAGGACAAAAATGTGAGCAAACTGTGTTGCAACAGATTATTTTGTGCCATCCCATAGTCAACACATCTTCAGGCAGTAAACTTGTTTCCAGGGAAAAACATCGGAACAGAAAACGAACTGAAAAGTGTAGAATAATGCTGAAAGTAGGCACTCCCTGTTTCACATGCATGCAAACAGGAAAAAACAGATGTATATATAAGGGTCTCTGTTTCAGCAAAGCACCTCCAAGTCAGCAGAGTCTGGTGACATTGACATGGCACATGGACAGAAATCAAGAACCACCAGGTGCTCCCAAAGTGTATAGATCGAACGAACACCAACGCCTCGATTCCACTCCTCAGGCATTAGTCCCAAATCAGCTCGGCAGAGAGATGCTCTGCTTTCACTCGTCATCTAGAAAAAGGGATTCTGAATCGACAAATTCAGGTTGTTTACTGAATACGGTTCTTAACTGTACCCAGGGCCACAAATTCATGCTGTGTGTGATGCCAACTCTGATCACAGAACTTAGCTTCTGGTATCAGTATCACATATCCAAAATACCAAGAGCTGGTACAAAAACCTTTGCTCTATACATGACTTCCAAATTAATTCTCTCTCGAACACTACAGTACATTCAGTACAGTCACAAACACGCACGGAATATATGAAGAATACATGCTTTAAGGTGATGCAAAGTTTGAAGTTGGGGAGCACATCTGGTTCTTGCCTCCTTTGGAAAGATCTTCAgtcacacaagcaagcaagagcATCACAATGTGTATTCTCTCTTTTTGTTCCCAGCTCTATTCTATATACACTGATGCAATATTTTTTTGCAGGATATTGAAATTTAACGAAGATGCCAAGGAGATTGCTAAATTTGCTCAAGCATCCTGGCAGCAGATACAAAGAAGGTGAGTTCACTGTAAGTAATCCTACAGATCTTTTGAttctcttttttgtttgtgaTCCTGCTATCTGTATTGTAAACTGGTTATGATTTTTTTGGGTTGAAGGCAACTGTGAAATCCCCAGAACTAAAAAAATTGATAGACTTAAAACAGCTCAAAAGTTATATACAAACCAAATAATGCATCAGGGAATAGGATTCTTCTCAATTCCTTTACCTTTCTGAGGGAGTTCACATTCTTTTCTTCTTCCTggttcctttcctttttccttcaCATGAAGAAATACTTGAGATTCTTTTCTTGACCCTTGCCTGCTGGTAAAGCTAAAGCTAACGTGTGCTGTGCTGTGTGCATTATCACAATTAAGCAAGGTAGACGATCCCTTTCCATCTCGGTGGAGCATGGGGCCATACATATGACCATGCATGAGTTGGTAACTGCATGCGTCATTTCTGGTACTCGGTTGCGTTCACATCTCATCCAATTGGCATACAACTTGAGAGAGAAAAGGTACGGTGAAGACGAACAACATGGCGCATGTAGCCGGTTTGCTCGCCTCGGCTGTGGTCTCAGCGGTGGGCAATAAGCTGGGTTCTGCCATTGGGGATGAGGTCACGATGCTGTGCAACTTCAAGGACGACCTCAAGGACATGAAGGACACATTGCAGTACATGGAGGCGGCGCTCAAGGATGCTGAGAGGCGGTCTGTCTCGGAGGAGTTGGTGCGGCTGTGGCTCAACCAGCTCAAGAACGCTGCCTACGACATCTCTTACATGCTCGATGAGTTCCAAGCTAACAGTGAACCAGCCTCCAGAAAGGTATACATATGCCGCCCTTGCCTTATCTCAATTGGTTTTGGTTAATTAATATTCCTAGCTAGTACAGAGTTTGTTGCTTTGGTCAAATAATTTGATTATTAATTATATTATTGTCCACAAAACCATGCTTGATCAGTGGTGGAGGCAGGATTAGTGAAATTATGGTGTTGGGGAGGGCCAGTTCGAGAAATCTGCTGCTCATGTGTTTATTAGGAACAAATCCATTGAATCCACTATGCTTGATCATCTGAACGTACTTTCCAATTTCAGCAACTGGTGCACTAGTTAATTGCAACATTTAAAGCATGAAATTTGTCGGTGCCCTTCTAAAAATAAAGAATCATGGGTGTACAAGAGGCATTTATAGCCTACTTAAATCTGGTGTACAAATCCCGACCGTAAAATTAGGTGTATAAGGGCCTGTTCGGAACTCCTCCGGCTTCCAGCTTCCCTGAGAAGCCCGCGAGAAGCCGCCCGAACGGTTCAGCTCCTAGAATCCCGCTCCAGGAGATCGACCAGCCCGCAGCACAAATCCCAGGAGCAGCAGAAGTGCAGCTTCACGTAAAGGAGGAGAAGTTGCTTGTAATTACATGGAAATGCCCTTCCAAAGTGCCTCGATGCGAACCGATTTCCTTCGCTCAATCTGTTTTCCTCTCGTTACGAGCCACCAAACTGGGCCTCAAAGTCACTTCCCGGGCTGCCAGCCCATGATGATGGAGAGGAGCTGCTCATCGATGCCGAACGCATTCTTCTCCCGTCAGAAGCTGGCGGGGGTTGGCTTCTCAGGAAGATGGCTATTTCGTGAAGCTGGAGAAGATCCAAACGGGCCCTAAGAATAAAAAATTGTACTACAAGGGAAGCTATGTTTTACATCCGTCCAAAAGTTTTACGTTAAATTCCAATTGTGTTGGGATTTATATATCTACCATGCAACATGTAGTTACGGGTAGAGGGATCGAAAATAAAGGACAGCCCAGTGCGtgtagctcccgcttgcgcagggtCTGGGGAAAGGTCCGACCATTTTGGGTCTATTGTACGCATCCTTTCCCTACATTTCTGCAAGAGGCTGTTTCCAGGACTTGAACCCGTGACCTCATGGTCACAAGGCAGCAGCTTTACCACTGCGCCAAGGCTGGGGTAGAGGGATCGAAAATACTACATCTTATTAAAGCCGGGTGTAGTTGCTCCCAGGTTTTATATTATCATAATCACTTGTTGAAATTCCTTGTAGATGATTGGGAAGCTGGACTGTTTTGCTATTGCACCCAAGATTACCATGGCTTATAAGATGAAGAAGATGAGAGGTCAGCTGAGGAAGATCAAAGAGGATCATGAGAGTTTCAAATTCACATATGATAATTCCAGCCTAATAAATGTGCACCAGTTTCCTGATCCACGGG
The sequence above is a segment of the Aegilops tauschii subsp. strangulata cultivar AL8/78 chromosome 6, Aet v6.0, whole genome shotgun sequence genome. Coding sequences within it:
- the LOC109755289 gene encoding receptor-like protein EIX2, coding for MTKLALLVRGTALLICLLIFQPSSTSHGQASGSGACISSERDALLSFKASLMDPAGHLSSWQGEDCCQWKGVRCSNRTGYLIKLNLRNTDMYDRYDMYAMYDMGYNSYDYNYYMGDYSYPSRSSSLTLLAGEMSSSLATLQHLRYLDLSCNDFNGTSIPVFLSSLKNLRYLNLSSAGFGGRIPSQLGNLSKLQYLDLCGNYDYYDGNWSYIVDLAWLPRLSLLRHLDMSRVDLSSARDWFQRVNMLPSLKVLRLSDCGLNGNVSASISISNLTHLEVLDMSHNAFTIPQFGNLSKLQYLDVSWHLYPDMDLAWFPRLSLLRHLDMSGVDLYSAGDWFQRVNMLPSLKVLRLSGCGLSSTMSASVSLSNLTHLEVLDMSNNFDTSLKHAWFWNLTGLKELHLGYSGLEGSIPSDLANMTALQVIDLSGNQLVGLIPEKLGNLCNLTRMRFSGNNIGSSIGEFMRRLPKCSWNTLQEFSVQDANMIGNLPSWIGNMTNLSVLHASENMLSGPLPVGVGALSNLKSLILGNNNFSGVLLKEQFANLGKLELLDLSHNNFSGVLLKEHFASLGALKILDLSCNNFSGVLSNEQFASLGNLKILDLSSNNFSDFLLKEQSASLDNLKHLDLSHNKLNSVLVGEHFTGLLNLKYLDFSYNSVRLAINQKWVPAFRLKYAIFRSCQLGPRFPEWLKWQSDIDVLVLSNANLDDVIPDWFWVTFSRASFLQVSGNKLHGSIPSDLQHMSADHIYLGSNMFTGQVPQLPINIVRLNLSSNTLSGSLPSELNAPLLEELLLANNQFIGTIPSSICQLTKLKRLDLSGNQLTGDIMQCQKELVPNSTDQFGSDMLSLALNNNDLTGEFPKFLQRSSGLMFLDLSYNRFVGGLPEWLPEKVPHLKILRVRSNMFNGHIPKSLTSLHDLHYLDIAHNKITGSIPWSLSNLKAMMTVVSHDTGDYIYEESIPVITKDQKRDYTFAIYQLLVVLDLSSNSLAGQIPEEIHLLIGLTNLNLSNNHLTGAIPNKIGDLRQLDSLDLSFNEFSGSIPSSLSALTYLSHLNLSYNNLSGAIPSGQQLQALDNQMYIYIGNPGLCGDPVGRSCSTHDAEQSGLEDIDHMPSVYLAMSIGFVVGLWTVFCTMLMKRTWRAAFFQFVDMMYDMVYVQVAVRWAHVMEKTQDGAP